A window of Clostridia bacterium contains these coding sequences:
- a CDS encoding rhodanese-like domain-containing protein: protein MQTFYKRENKKVNINNINEIMSENDFLIDLRSESEFKEGTIPNSINVPFLHIKDWAKNYAKLDTRIYLYCQNGARSTNAASALKKLGYTNVIDLGGLNAYNGKLKTDMK from the coding sequence ATGCAAACTTTTTACAAAAGAGAAAATAAGAAAGTTAACATTAATAACATAAATGAGATTATGTCAGAAAATGATTTTTTAATAGATTTACGATCAGAATCAGAATTTAAGGAAGGAACGATACCTAATAGTATTAATGTGCCTTTTTTACATATAAAAGATTGGGCAAAAAATTATGCCAAACTTGATACCAGAATATATTTATATTGTCAAAACGGCGCAAGAAGTACAAATGCTGCTTCAGCATTGAAAAAATTAGGTTATACCAACGTCATAGATCTAGGTGGTCTTAATGCATATAATGGAAAATTAAAAACTGATATGAAATAA
- a CDS encoding FAD-dependent oxidoreductase — translation MAKTIIIGGAAGGATAATRLRRLDEKMKIILLEKGEYISYANCGMPYFIGGVIKDQKELTVMTPQKFTSQFNIDVRTQNEVIAIDRDKKTITIQDHSINKTYQESYDFLILSTGAEPVILQEIKDFEGIFTLRDIPDTLKIKSYIEQNKPSSAVIIGGGPIGLEMAENLVNANIETSIVELTDHVCSPLDFDMASFLHKHLRKKGVKLILNNKVNEITRDKNKLLLKLKEKTIQTDMVINSIGVRPVSKLAIESGLEVNQRGAVIVNNRMQTNDPSIYAVGDLVEILDYITGDKTYVPLAGPAQKQARIAANNIAGIVSEYNGTSFCGIVKVFDKTIAYCGLNEKILKLKNIEYEKIYTYTPSHPSY, via the coding sequence ATGGCAAAAACAATAATTATCGGAGGAGCTGCAGGCGGAGCAACTGCGGCAACAAGATTAAGACGATTAGATGAAAAAATGAAAATTATTTTGCTTGAAAAAGGCGAATATATTTCATACGCTAATTGCGGTATGCCATATTTTATAGGCGGTGTTATAAAAGATCAAAAAGAATTAACTGTAATGACGCCGCAAAAATTTACTTCTCAATTTAATATTGATGTAAGAACTCAAAATGAGGTTATTGCTATTGACCGTGATAAAAAGACAATAACTATACAAGATCATTCTATCAATAAGACATATCAGGAAAGTTATGACTTTTTGATACTTTCCACAGGTGCCGAACCTGTTATTTTGCAAGAAATAAAAGACTTTGAAGGTATTTTTACATTGCGTGATATACCTGATACTTTGAAAATAAAGTCTTATATTGAACAAAATAAACCAAGTTCTGCAGTAATAATAGGTGGAGGTCCAATAGGACTTGAAATGGCAGAAAATCTTGTTAATGCTAATATTGAAACATCAATTGTTGAGCTGACAGATCATGTTTGTTCTCCATTGGATTTCGATATGGCAAGTTTTTTGCACAAACATCTTCGCAAAAAAGGTGTTAAGCTGATTTTGAATAATAAAGTTAATGAAATAACCCGTGATAAAAACAAATTACTACTTAAACTAAAAGAAAAAACTATTCAGACTGATATGGTTATTAATTCGATAGGTGTAAGACCAGTTTCAAAGCTTGCGATTGAATCCGGACTAGAAGTTAATCAAAGAGGTGCTGTAATAGTAAATAATCGTATGCAGACCAATGATCCTAGTATATATGCTGTAGGAGATTTGGTAGAAATACTAGATTATATAACAGGTGATAAAACCTATGTGCCTTTGGCAGGTCCTGCTCAAAAGCAAGCAAGAATTGCGGCAAATAATATTGCTGGCATAGTATCTGAATATAACGGCACATCTTTTTGCGGAATTGTGAAAGTTTTTGATAAAACAATTGCTTACTGCGGTTTAAATGAAAAAATCCTAAAATTAAAAAATATAGAATATGAGAAAATCTATACTTATACACCTTCTCATCCTTCTTATTA
- a CDS encoding Crp/Fnr family transcriptional regulator — MIKQEHIDFLNSYLPFLKKMAFDDREEFFRKVVVRHYNAGEIISNNETCSGMITVYEGQARAYIGSSTGKQISIYRLLEGDVCVLSASCVMKNLTFDVTIETEKDSQIIVLPSETFDKFVKNNTPLKDYVLEIMSQRLSDALFLIEQTLFSSFDKRLANFLLEQASIEGNNTVKITQDAIANHLGTAREVVTRMMNYFENEGYIQLFRGGYKIINDAALSNV; from the coding sequence ATGATCAAACAAGAACATATCGATTTTTTAAACTCATATCTGCCTTTCTTAAAGAAAATGGCTTTTGATGATAGAGAAGAATTTTTCCGTAAGGTGGTTGTGAGACATTATAATGCCGGCGAAATCATATCAAACAATGAAACTTGCAGCGGCATGATTACCGTCTATGAAGGTCAAGCCCGAGCTTATATAGGCTCAAGCACAGGTAAGCAAATCAGCATATATAGACTTTTGGAAGGTGATGTATGTGTCTTGTCTGCCTCATGTGTAATGAAAAATCTGACTTTTGATGTTACAATTGAAACTGAAAAAGACAGTCAGATTATTGTTTTACCTTCTGAGACTTTTGATAAGTTTGTAAAAAACAATACCCCGTTAAAAGATTATGTTTTGGAAATTATGTCTCAAAGATTATCTGATGCCCTGTTCTTAATAGAACAAACTCTGTTTTCAAGCTTCGATAAACGTCTTGCCAATTTTCTTTTAGAACAAGCCAGCATAGAAGGCAATAATACTGTTAAAATAACTCAAGACGCCATTGCCAATCATTTGGGAACAGCCAGAGAGGTAGTTACCCGAATGATGAATTATTTTGAAAACGAAGGATACATCCAATTGTTCCGAGGCGGTTACAAAATAATTAACGATGCTGCCTTATCTAATGTATAG